Proteins encoded by one window of Venturia canescens isolate UGA chromosome 2, ASM1945775v1, whole genome shotgun sequence:
- the hay gene encoding general transcription and DNA repair factor IIH helicase subunit XPB, translating into MGPPKRFKKDNDRGKWKKRKEDQDEYNEDDYGEGTETDGIPDAAKNDVEKQDESAIEDEFGAKDYRSQMILKTDHSTRPLWVAPNGHIFLESFSPVYKHAHDFLIAISEPVCRPEYIHEYKLTAYSLYAAVSVGLQTHDIIEYLKRLSKTSIPDGIVEFIKLCTLSYGKVKLVLKHNKYFVESPHPEVLQKLLKDPVIQECRLRKNVEETVEKEGFITNVQSKTKAIQFGAKPTTIVPAVPGTSNPTEGATEQPTPVETVAVPNDITTYLNKIDKDDEEEEEDQQLKTVSFEVNQEKIEVIQKRCIELEHPLLAEYDFRNDTVNADINIDLKPSAVLRPYQEKSLRKMFGNGRARSGVIVLPCGAGKSLVGVTACCTVRKRALVLCNSGVSVEQWKQQFKMWSTADDSMICRFTSEAKDKPMNCSILVTTYSMITHTQKRSWEAEQTMKWLQDQEWGIMVLDEVHTIPAKMFRRVLTIVQSHCKLGLTATLLREDDKIADLNFLIGPKLYEANWLELQKRGFIARVQCAEVWCAMTPEFYREYLSRSCKMSRKLLLYVMNPNKFRACQYLVRYHERRGDKTIVFSDNVFALKHYAIKMNKPYIYGPTSQSERIQILQNFKYNMKVNTIFVSKVADTSFDLPEANVLIQISSHGGSRRQEAQRLGRILRAKKGAIAEEYNAFFYTLVSQDTMEMNYSRKRQRFLVNQGYAYKVITKLAGMEEEQDMLYKTREEQGQLLQQVLSASDMDAEEERIPGEGPRQIIRKTGNLASMSGADDAVYYEYKKSASSSTANKHPLFKKFRA; encoded by the exons atggGGCCCCCGAAACGTTTCAAGAAAGATAATG ACCGCGGCAAGTGGAAAAAGCGGAAAGAAGATCAAGATGAGTATAATGAAGATGATTATGGTGAGGGTACGGAGACCGATGGCATTCCAGATGCAGCAAAAAATGATGTTGAAAAACAGGACGAAAGTGCgattgaagatgaatttggagcTAAGGATTACAGATCACAAATGATATTAAAAACTGATCACAGCACTAGACCTCTGTGGGTT GCACCCAATGGACACATTTTCTTGGAATCCTTTTCTCCGGTTTACAAACatgctcatgattttcttATTGCCATATCAGAACCGGTTTGTCGCCCGGAATACATACATGAA tACAAACTAACAGCGTATTCATTGTATGCTGCTGTGAGTGTGGGCTTGCAAACACACGACATAATCGAGTACCTAAAGAGACTGAGCAAAACTAGTATACCCGATGGCATTGTAGAATTCATAAAACTCTGTACATTATCTTATGGAAAA GTCAAACTGGTTTTGAAACACAATAAGTATTTTGTGGAATCTCCGCATCCGGAAGTACTGCAAAAATTGCTCAAAGATCCGGTCATTCAGGAATGTCGGTTGCGAAAAAATGTAGAAGAAACCGTCGAAAAGGAGGGTTTTATAACAAATGTACAGAGTAAAACAAAAGCTATACAG TTTGGTGCAAAGCCCACAACGATTGTGCCGGCTGTGCCAGGAACATCGAACCCAACGGAAGGTGCAACAGAACAGCCAACTCCGGTCGAAACCGTTGCTGTGCCTAATGATATCACAacttatttgaataaaattgataaagacgacgaggaagaggaggaggatcAACAATTAAAAACCGTTAGTTTCGAAGTGAATCAAGAAAAGATTGAAGTCATACAAAAACGATGCATCGAACTTGAACATCCTTTACTCGCCGAGTACGATTTTAGAAACGATACCGTCAATGCTGATATAAA CATTGACTTGAAACCATCCGCTGTCTTGAGACCTTATCAGGAGAAAAGCTTGCGGAAAATGTTCGGCAACGGGCGTGCTCGATCCGGGGTCATCGTTCTTCCCTGCG GTGCTGGAAAAAGTTTGGTCGGCGTGACAGCCTGTTGCACTGTGCGCAAACGAGCATTGGTACTTTGCAATTCTGGTGTATCGGTCGAACAATGGAAACAACAGTTCAAAATGTGGTCAACGGCTGACGATTCAATGATATGTCGTTTCACGAGCGAAGCTAAGGACAAACCTATGAATTGCAGTATTTTAGTCACAACTTATTCCATGATCACGCATACGCAAAAGAGATCGTGGGAGGCTGAACAAACGATGAAATGGCTGCAGGATCAAGAATGGGGAATAATGGTGTTGGACG AGGTGCACACTATACCGGCAAAAATGTTTCGTCGTGTATTGACGATCGTTCAGTCGCATTGCAAGCTCGGTCTGACCGCGACTCTATTGCGAGAAGACGACAAAATAGCTGATCTCAATTTTCTCATTGGACCAAAACTCTACGAGGCCAATTGGCTTGAATTACAGAAAAGAGGTTTTATCGCCCGGGTACAGTGTGCCGAAGTCTGGTGCGCGATGACACCCGAATTTTATCGAGAATATCTCAGTCGTTCGTGCAAAATGAGTCGAAAACTG CTCCTTTACGTTATGAATCCAAACAAATTTCGAGCCTGCCAATATCTTGTTCGTTATCACGAGAGAAGAGGCGACAAAACCATCGTGTTTTCGGACAACGTATTCGCCTTGAAACACTACGCCATCAAAATGAACAAACCATACATTTATGGTCCAACGAGTCAg AGCGAAAGAATTCAGATactgcaaaatttcaaatacaaCATGAAAGTAAACACAATATTCGTCAGTAAAGTTGCTGACACATCGTTCGATTTGCCGGAAGCTAATGTTTTAATTCAAATATCATCGCACGGTGGATCAAGAAGACAGGAAGCTCAAAGATTAGGTCGTATCCTTCGAGCAAAAAAAG GTGCAATTGCCGAAGAATATAACGCGTTTTTCTACACTCTTGTATCTCAGGATACAATGGAAATGAATTATTCCCGGAAACGACAGCGTTTCCTTGTCAATCAAGGATACGCTTACAAAGTGATAACTAAACTCGCGGGTATGGAGGAAGAGCAGGACATGTTGTACAAAACACGCGAGGAACAAGGTCAATTGTTGCAACAGGTGTTATCAGCTAGTGACATGGACGCCGAAGAGGAACGAATACCCGGAGAAGGTCCTCGGCAG ATTATTCGAAAAACGGGCAACCTGGCATCGATGTCAGGAGCCGATGACGCCGTTTACTACGAGTACAAAAAGTCAGCTTCTTCTTCGACGGCAAATAAGCATCCATTGTTCAAAAAATTCCGTGCCTGA
- the WDR79 gene encoding telomerase Cajal body protein 1, with protein sequence MKILQKVASGLRMEHAFLFLLKIFEYGTSRESPLHLWDAFTGELRATYRPYNQVDEVEAAISVQFVEGGQEIWCGFKGALRSFDTSRPGRQKETISLKKDFPNVTGIVSCIRENPIMPGLIAFGTYSKSIGLYNNGPLCSLQTESGVTQIEFSPCGTKLYSAVRRSNEFLCWDLRNPGVLLYSMKNRHSNTNQKIMFAISSDGTQIVSGGTDGFIGIWQETDLLKEEEELSPFSRIQLSKDCINGVSIHKFLPILATSSGQRLCEDEFIDRDNSVRLWFFQGAQ encoded by the exons atgaaaattttacaaaaggTTGCCAGTGGTCTCCGGATGGAACATGCCTTCTTGTTCCTGCTGAAGATTTTCGAATACGG CACCAGCAGAGAGAGCCCTCTTCATCTTTGGGATGCTTTTACAGGGGAGCTCAGAGCTACTTATCGTCCTTATAACCA GGTAGATGAAGTGGAAGCTGCGATAAGTGTCCAATTCGTTGAGGGTGGTCAAGAAATTTGGTGTGGCTTCAAAGGTGCATTGAGATCTTTCGATACGAGTCGTCCAGGACGTCAAAAAGAAACGATTTCATTAAagaaagattttccaaacgtaacAGGGATTGTTTCCTGTATACGTGAAAATCCAATCATGCCGGGGTTAATTGCATTTGGCACTTATTCAAAATCCATTG GTTTATACAATAATGGTCCGTTGTGTTCGCTTCAAACGGAAAGTGGGGTAACTCAGATCGAATTCAGCCCCTGCGGAACAAAATTGTATTCAGCTGTGCGTCGTAGCAATGAATTTCTTTGTTGGGATTTACGGAATCCTGGTGTATTGTtatattcgatgaaaaatcgtcatAGCAACACaaatcaaaaaattatgtTTGCAATTTCGAGCGATGGCACACAAATCGTTTCAG GAGGAACGGATGGCTTCATCGGTATATGGCAAGAAACCGACCTGCTCAAAGAAGAGGAAGAGTTGAGTCCTTTCTCGAGAATTCAATTATCAAAGGATTGTATAAATGGCGTCAGTATCCATAAGTTTTTACCAATATTAGCGACAAGTTCGGGTCAAAGGCTTTGCGAGGATGAATTCATCGACCGTGACAACAGCGTTCGATTATGGTTTTTTCAGGGTGCACAATAA